One window from the genome of Pedobacter schmidteae encodes:
- a CDS encoding glycerophosphoryl diester phosphodiesterase yields MKVNRVHINRLRVACCNGILLLFVFAGSSYSQTAGKAGLTNHVLSLKWENAGKGYKVQQLSVKGQNGWQSLPNSLGLYTLLYSAAQPDMSSQIKDKNGKELPFPEPEYRYIIPTWKANTSAVSLNMEGRSISFYPQQYKQVGHAVVFQQKTDVATMEATWQLDPIYKNDIRVSIRLTADKPGFYSIASPALAANDKSKFQWACIPGVFQGNSINSNFIDAYAYGHGIPDKPMVVRERTAAALTAILTNKAGVTMAVTAEPGTGRDPWEYDKSTQSDWLLGLSMINRQNQLSPTLYHPVLGQTKSYLKKGESISFDFRYTISTSDWYAAYKHVVNDVYQFDNLLHLKQTRLSLSERLTQLLDYVKKDSTSRWHTFDYNGRQIGAQDYLGGVYDSEKDAVKNADYGAMWMLAKMTQDPVLVQKRLKDAMNFKLAQQHTTGGFFNGAAAGQYYLYKSKRFTEEWGPYTEPIATTYYMLLDMGNVALFEPGNQQLKSGIRLAADWLLAKMKAEGYWEVAYDNNTQEPMFKDLKDYRPTFYGLLVAYQILKDEKYLKAAVKAADWYIKNAVDKGYFLGVCGDARFAPDFATGQSAQAMLDLYEITKESRFKQAAVKTAQFYTTSIYSHPIPNHKNKKNGTRQLEDWQLSQVGLSFEHGGILGSANNSGPIMLASHAGMFVRLFALTKDSLYLKMARTAALSKDAFVDPATGVASYYWSAMNKGAGPFPHHAWWQVGWITDYLMAELSLRSQGRIDFPAGFVAPKVGPHKTFGFSQGKIFDKQGELALMEKLVTISNPNMDYLCALNKEDKTFYLFMMNNDDEVQEGILQLDATKFLPQHHLKLETAECFAASGTRIPFSFGDKIKIGPYGLQVYAFKYQ; encoded by the coding sequence ATGAAAGTTAACCGGGTACACATAAACCGCCTGCGGGTTGCCTGCTGTAATGGTATATTGCTGTTGTTTGTATTTGCTGGTAGCAGTTATAGCCAAACAGCCGGCAAAGCCGGGTTAACAAATCATGTACTTAGCCTGAAATGGGAAAATGCGGGGAAAGGATATAAAGTACAACAATTGTCGGTAAAAGGGCAAAATGGCTGGCAATCCTTACCCAATTCGCTGGGGCTGTATACTTTGCTTTACAGTGCAGCGCAACCTGATATGAGCTCGCAGATTAAAGACAAAAATGGCAAGGAGCTGCCTTTTCCGGAGCCCGAGTACCGCTATATCATCCCTACCTGGAAAGCCAATACTTCGGCCGTTTCTTTAAATATGGAAGGCCGTTCCATTTCATTTTATCCACAGCAGTACAAGCAGGTAGGACATGCAGTCGTTTTCCAGCAAAAAACAGATGTGGCTACAATGGAAGCAACCTGGCAGTTAGATCCCATTTATAAAAACGATATTCGCGTTTCCATCCGATTAACAGCCGATAAACCGGGCTTTTATTCCATTGCCAGCCCTGCTCTTGCTGCAAATGATAAGAGTAAGTTCCAATGGGCTTGTATTCCAGGCGTATTTCAGGGCAATAGCATCAATAGCAACTTCATTGATGCCTATGCTTATGGTCATGGTATTCCGGATAAACCTATGGTGGTCAGGGAAAGGACTGCTGCCGCACTTACAGCTATACTAACCAACAAAGCGGGAGTTACGATGGCCGTTACGGCCGAGCCGGGAACAGGAAGGGACCCATGGGAATATGACAAATCCACGCAGTCGGACTGGCTGCTTGGCCTGTCGATGATCAACCGTCAAAACCAATTGAGCCCAACTTTATATCATCCGGTATTGGGGCAGACAAAATCATACTTGAAAAAGGGAGAAAGTATCTCATTTGATTTCCGCTACACCATTAGTACCTCAGATTGGTATGCCGCATATAAACATGTAGTGAATGATGTATACCAATTTGACAACCTGCTGCATTTAAAGCAAACCCGATTGTCCTTATCGGAGCGACTGACACAGCTGCTGGATTATGTAAAAAAAGACAGTACCTCGCGCTGGCATACATTTGACTATAATGGCCGCCAGATTGGTGCTCAGGATTATCTGGGCGGCGTATATGATTCGGAAAAAGATGCCGTAAAAAATGCAGATTACGGAGCCATGTGGATGCTGGCAAAAATGACACAGGACCCTGTTCTTGTTCAAAAGCGTTTGAAAGATGCCATGAACTTTAAATTGGCACAACAGCATACCACGGGTGGATTTTTTAATGGTGCTGCCGCCGGGCAATATTATCTGTACAAATCCAAACGTTTTACCGAAGAATGGGGCCCCTATACAGAGCCGATAGCTACTACCTATTACATGCTGCTGGATATGGGAAATGTGGCGTTGTTTGAGCCCGGTAATCAGCAACTGAAATCGGGAATACGCTTGGCTGCCGACTGGCTGCTGGCTAAAATGAAGGCTGAAGGCTATTGGGAAGTGGCTTACGACAACAATACTCAAGAGCCGATGTTTAAAGATCTGAAAGATTACAGGCCTACATTTTACGGATTGTTAGTTGCTTACCAGATACTTAAAGATGAAAAATATTTAAAAGCTGCTGTAAAGGCTGCCGACTGGTATATCAAAAACGCCGTTGATAAGGGATACTTTTTAGGTGTTTGTGGAGATGCCCGCTTTGCACCCGATTTTGCAACCGGACAGAGCGCACAGGCGATGCTGGACCTGTATGAGATTACAAAGGAGTCCAGGTTTAAACAGGCAGCTGTAAAAACGGCTCAGTTCTATACCACCTCCATCTATTCTCACCCCATCCCCAATCATAAAAATAAGAAAAACGGGACCAGACAACTGGAAGACTGGCAGCTGAGCCAGGTGGGGTTAAGTTTTGAACACGGGGGGATTTTGGGCTCTGCTAACAACAGCGGCCCGATTATGCTGGCCAGTCATGCCGGTATGTTTGTGCGGCTGTTTGCCCTGACAAAAGATTCCTTATACCTTAAAATGGCCCGCACCGCTGCTTTAAGTAAAGATGCCTTTGTAGATCCTGCAACGGGTGTAGCCTCTTATTACTGGAGTGCCATGAACAAAGGTGCCGGTCCCTTTCCTCATCATGCCTGGTGGCAGGTGGGGTGGATTACCGATTATTTGATGGCCGAATTGTCGTTGCGGTCGCAAGGCCGGATTGATTTTCCGGCAGGATTTGTAGCGCCTAAAGTTGGCCCACATAAAACATTTGGATTTAGTCAGGGGAAAATATTTGATAAACAGGGAGAGCTGGCCCTCATGGAAAAGCTGGTTACGATATCTAATCCTAATATGGATTATTTATGTGCATTGAACAAGGAGGACAAGACATTTTATTTGTTTATGATGAACAATGACGATGAAGTCCAGGAGGGAATACTTCAGCTGGATGCAACCAAATTTCTTCCACAGCACCATTTGAAATTGGAAACGGCCGAATGTTTTGCCGCATCAGGTACGCGAATTCCTTTTTCTTTTGGTGATAAGATTAAAATAGGCCCTTACGGCCTGCAGGTGTACGCATTTAAATACCAATAA
- a CDS encoding DUF5017 domain-containing protein — MNKLLIASLLCFFLASCQKDNELKPLDDFSIEVEKTSYKIGDTVRFIVKGKPENIVFWSGEVGKKYEFRKRTVVEGNSISLNFKSFAQFGLSPVDQSVMKLYVSTDFNGKYDAANVKLATWEDITNKAIFSSGVDQTPSGNISLNDFAARNKNMAVALVYKTTVIKPEAQQNRWVIRSFDLKSTNQQGEETVLATMATAGWTAFNFSGPATNWSITSAQLLTVRNSTELDDDWVVTKQFNPNSTVPDIGEPIKNISQKLTSYSRVYTKAGVYKVTFVATNANLEGSASVVKELELNITQ, encoded by the coding sequence ATGAATAAGCTACTAATTGCATCTCTGCTATGCTTTTTTCTGGCCTCTTGCCAGAAAGACAATGAGTTGAAACCGCTGGATGATTTTTCTATTGAAGTGGAAAAGACCAGCTATAAAATTGGCGATACGGTTAGGTTTATTGTAAAAGGTAAACCGGAAAATATCGTGTTCTGGTCGGGCGAGGTGGGAAAAAAATATGAATTCCGCAAAAGGACTGTTGTGGAAGGGAATTCCATTTCATTAAATTTTAAATCTTTCGCTCAGTTTGGGCTTTCGCCTGTTGATCAGTCGGTGATGAAACTGTACGTGTCGACCGACTTTAATGGAAAATACGATGCTGCAAACGTGAAGTTGGCTACCTGGGAAGATATTACCAATAAAGCTATTTTTTCTTCTGGTGTGGATCAGACCCCCTCTGGCAATATCAGTCTGAATGATTTTGCCGCCCGCAACAAAAACATGGCCGTTGCTTTGGTTTATAAAACTACGGTGATTAAACCAGAAGCACAGCAAAACCGTTGGGTAATCCGCTCTTTTGACCTTAAGAGTACCAACCAGCAAGGGGAAGAAACCGTTCTGGCTACTATGGCTACAGCCGGTTGGACCGCATTTAACTTTAGCGGCCCGGCAACCAATTGGAGCATCACTTCGGCCCAGTTACTTACCGTAAGAAACAGTACTGAACTAGATGACGATTGGGTGGTAACCAAACAATTTAATCCGAACAGTACCGTGCCTGATATAGGTGAGCCTATTAAAAATATCTCCCAGAAATTAACTTCCTATTCGAGGGTTTACACTAAAGCAGGGGTATACAAAGTTACGTTTGTGGCTACCAATGCGAACCTGGAAGGATCGGCAAGTGTTGTAAAAGAATTAGAATTAAATATCACACAATGA
- a CDS encoding SGNH/GDSL hydrolase family protein produces the protein MVMNKSGLKIALLSCLLMSATAFSQTDKDKIAASQAGASPIYFNASAANIPLIEPGNFYKELECSARLGLPAFFEKISLGKKVVVAFIGGSITQANFGYRLQTARYLEEAYPRVNFEWINAGVSGTGTELGAFRIKEQVLNQRPDLIFIEFAVNGAYPGGMEGMIRQTIKENPKTNICLLYTILTGQSAFYQKNELPPNIEGLERVAAHYGLPAVNLGMQAAALEAEGKLIWKGNAPTESKILFSEDGIHPTTAGGNLYAAAIARAFQKMEKIKPEQKKVLPAPLITAAWDEATMLPPSAVAISVSGWQLMPTGTDPNLKKFSPWFSDVLMANKPGATFSFRFKGDMVGVFDIGGPEVGQLEWTIDGKPVKLNREKEGNFIYYQAVETTGDEALNRFNAYCNNRYRGQFDVIKVAPGAHLVQVKVSARQANKLEILPEDKRADMVSHPEKYNQSVIYLGRILLRGTLLK, from the coding sequence ATGGTAATGAATAAATCTGGCTTGAAAATAGCCTTGCTTAGCTGTTTGTTGATGTCGGCGACTGCTTTTTCCCAAACCGATAAGGACAAGATCGCGGCTTCGCAGGCCGGGGCCTCGCCCATTTATTTTAATGCTTCTGCAGCCAATATCCCGTTAATTGAACCGGGAAATTTTTATAAGGAGCTGGAATGTAGTGCCCGATTGGGCCTTCCGGCGTTCTTTGAAAAAATAAGTCTGGGGAAGAAGGTAGTAGTGGCTTTTATTGGAGGAAGCATCACTCAGGCTAATTTTGGCTATCGACTACAAACTGCCAGGTACCTGGAAGAGGCTTATCCGCGGGTGAATTTTGAATGGATTAATGCAGGTGTTTCGGGCACAGGAACAGAGTTGGGTGCTTTCAGGATCAAGGAGCAGGTATTGAACCAGAGGCCCGATCTTATCTTTATTGAATTTGCCGTAAATGGGGCTTACCCTGGCGGAATGGAAGGGATGATCAGACAAACGATTAAAGAAAACCCTAAAACAAATATCTGTTTGCTGTATACGATTTTAACCGGACAGTCTGCCTTTTATCAAAAAAACGAATTGCCGCCAAACATTGAGGGCTTAGAGCGGGTTGCAGCACATTATGGTTTGCCTGCCGTGAATTTAGGAATGCAAGCAGCAGCCCTGGAGGCTGAGGGAAAATTGATCTGGAAAGGAAACGCTCCGACTGAATCTAAAATTTTGTTTTCGGAGGACGGCATTCATCCCACAACCGCAGGTGGAAATCTGTACGCTGCGGCTATAGCGAGGGCTTTCCAAAAGATGGAGAAAATTAAACCAGAACAAAAGAAAGTATTGCCGGCTCCATTAATTACTGCTGCCTGGGATGAAGCAACCATGTTGCCCCCTTCAGCTGTAGCAATATCTGTTAGTGGCTGGCAATTGATGCCAACGGGTACCGATCCCAATCTTAAAAAGTTCAGTCCCTGGTTTTCGGATGTGCTAATGGCAAATAAGCCAGGGGCCACATTTAGTTTTCGCTTTAAGGGAGATATGGTTGGTGTATTTGACATTGGCGGCCCTGAAGTTGGACAGCTGGAATGGACGATAGATGGGAAACCTGTAAAACTAAATAGAGAAAAGGAAGGGAACTTTATATATTACCAGGCAGTAGAAACCACAGGAGATGAGGCCTTAAATAGGTTTAATGCTTATTGCAACAACCGTTACCGCGGGCAGTTTGATGTAATTAAAGTGGCGCCGGGTGCTCATCTGGTGCAGGTAAAGGTCTCTGCCCGGCAAGCCAATAAATTAGAAATATTACCGGAAGATAAGCGGGCGGATATGGTGAGCCACCCTGAAAAATACAATCAGTCGGTGATTTACCTGGGCCGTATTTTATTAAGAGGAACATTACTGAAATGA
- a CDS encoding TonB-dependent receptor, which translates to MKPNLLLMMLLVLGVPLASLAQAVKTITGTVIDEKGIPLPGVKVILQGKSATGVTDGQGRFSLSNAKESDLLVASMIGYNNKTVVVTAQTQYKIQLEPSSTALDDVVVIGYGEVKRKDLTGSVGSVNMKDMEKAPVVSFEDALAGRVAGVQVGSGDGQPGSMSNITIRGGNSITQSNSPLYVIDGFPLENPDNNVINPDDIESIEVLKDASSTAIYGARGANGVVMIKTKQGKTGPPVVSYSNWLGYQYPAKQIPVMSPYEFVRYQLDLNKTSAEKIYLAGGKALDAYKDEKGINWQDQVLQNAFMQNHSFSLRGGTAATKYSLSSSFLDQKGIVINGGYKRYQGRFQIDQRVGENFRLGVNTNYTYAIKNGQIANLTSDNLNSSSAGNASSYLMYSAWGYRPVTGKGDDDTFIDQPFDDEVAGNTDLRINPVVNSNNQYMYAFTKSFTTNAFLEYSFLKNFKFRVNGGLTDVNLALERFNNSKTAAGNPRTVYGTTYGINGSIENINTRSLLNENLITFNKTFNKKHKVDAVGGFTMQRNSTEGDGFISILLPNEVLGVRGLDQGTILAKTTSGTYSTLVSFLGRVNYSFNSRYMFTASFRRDGSSKFAPKNRWGNFPSGAFAWNLGEEKFLKNVKAISNAKLRLSYGITGNNRVSDFANLSGLDLDVGANTGNTKSGYYFNGQYIKGTVPVIVGNEDLKWESTGSLDLGLDFGLFNDRVSVTTDYYRKRTWDLLLNASLPTSTGYLTAYKNIGVVVNEGLEFTLNTINVRTKQFTWTSNFNIAFNKNKIEELNRDQPSLITRVTNWNANFNNSLPYIALPGRQVALLYGYVFDGLYQLSDFNVLSGGGYELKADVPNNGNARSGIKPGFIKYKDINGDGIVDANDQTVIGNPNPKHIGGFSNNFRYGQFDLNVFLQWSYGNDILNANRIVFEGAEARGNLNMFKTYENRWSVDNQNSLLPVAGGYGPNVFSDRNIEDGSFLRLKTVSLGYNFSPTLMKKLRIQSARVHVSAQNLATLTNYSGLDPEVSVRHSALTPGFDWSPYPRARTITLGMNLTF; encoded by the coding sequence ATGAAACCAAACTTACTCTTAATGATGTTATTGGTTCTGGGTGTTCCGCTGGCCAGTCTGGCCCAGGCGGTAAAAACCATTACCGGAACGGTTATTGACGAAAAGGGAATCCCTTTGCCGGGTGTTAAGGTAATCCTGCAGGGGAAATCTGCTACCGGGGTAACAGATGGCCAGGGTCGCTTTAGTCTTTCCAATGCCAAAGAAAGTGATTTACTTGTAGCTTCCATGATCGGCTATAACAACAAAACAGTTGTGGTAACCGCTCAAACCCAATATAAAATACAGCTTGAACCTAGTAGTACGGCATTAGATGATGTGGTGGTTATCGGTTATGGCGAAGTAAAACGGAAAGACCTTACGGGTTCTGTAGGCTCGGTCAACATGAAAGATATGGAAAAGGCACCTGTGGTTTCTTTTGAAGATGCCTTGGCGGGAAGGGTTGCCGGTGTGCAGGTAGGTTCGGGCGATGGTCAGCCGGGTAGTATGAGCAACATTACCATCCGTGGAGGGAATTCCATTACCCAATCCAACTCTCCTCTATATGTAATTGACGGCTTCCCTTTGGAAAATCCTGATAACAACGTTATTAATCCGGATGATATAGAATCTATAGAAGTATTGAAGGATGCTTCTTCTACCGCAATTTATGGGGCAAGAGGCGCCAATGGGGTGGTTATGATCAAAACAAAACAAGGTAAAACCGGACCTCCGGTGGTTAGCTATAGCAATTGGTTGGGTTATCAATATCCTGCTAAGCAGATTCCGGTAATGAGCCCATACGAGTTTGTCAGATATCAACTGGACCTGAACAAAACAAGTGCAGAAAAGATATATTTAGCAGGAGGTAAAGCCCTTGATGCGTATAAGGATGAAAAAGGGATCAACTGGCAGGACCAGGTGTTGCAAAATGCATTTATGCAAAACCACAGTTTTTCTTTAAGGGGTGGAACTGCGGCTACCAAATATTCACTTAGCAGTTCCTTTCTGGATCAGAAAGGAATTGTGATTAATGGAGGCTATAAGCGTTACCAGGGCCGTTTTCAGATTGATCAGCGTGTTGGTGAAAATTTCAGATTGGGTGTAAATACCAATTATACCTATGCAATTAAAAATGGACAGATTGCCAATTTAACCAGCGATAACCTGAACAGTAGTTCGGCAGGGAATGCGAGTTCGTACCTGATGTATAGCGCCTGGGGGTACAGGCCGGTAACTGGAAAGGGAGATGACGATACTTTCATCGATCAGCCTTTTGATGATGAGGTTGCCGGAAATACAGACTTAAGAATAAATCCTGTAGTGAACTCCAACAACCAGTATATGTACGCTTTTACCAAATCGTTTACAACCAATGCTTTTTTGGAGTATTCTTTTCTTAAGAATTTCAAATTCAGGGTGAATGGTGGTTTGACAGATGTAAACCTGGCGCTTGAACGTTTCAACAATTCTAAAACGGCTGCAGGGAATCCGCGTACAGTTTATGGTACTACCTATGGTATTAACGGATCAATTGAAAACATCAATACGCGGAGTCTGCTGAACGAGAACCTGATCACCTTTAATAAGACCTTTAATAAAAAGCATAAGGTAGATGCGGTGGGTGGTTTTACCATGCAAAGAAACAGTACTGAGGGCGACGGTTTTATTTCTATTCTGCTACCTAACGAGGTGCTGGGGGTAAGAGGGCTTGACCAGGGTACTATACTTGCAAAAACCACGTCAGGAACATATTCAACATTGGTGTCTTTCCTGGGCCGTGTCAATTATTCGTTTAATTCCCGTTATATGTTTACGGCATCCTTTAGAAGGGACGGGTCTTCAAAATTTGCTCCAAAAAACAGGTGGGGGAACTTTCCTTCGGGAGCATTTGCATGGAATCTGGGCGAGGAAAAGTTTCTTAAAAACGTTAAAGCTATTTCCAATGCCAAGTTAAGATTGTCGTATGGTATAACCGGAAATAACCGGGTTTCAGATTTTGCCAATTTGAGCGGGCTGGATCTGGATGTAGGTGCCAATACGGGAAATACAAAAAGCGGCTACTATTTTAACGGGCAATATATTAAAGGGACTGTACCGGTTATTGTAGGAAATGAGGACCTTAAATGGGAGTCAACAGGTAGTTTAGATCTTGGACTCGATTTCGGTTTATTTAACGACCGTGTGAGTGTGACAACAGACTACTATCGTAAAAGAACATGGGATTTATTGCTGAATGCATCTTTGCCTACTTCGACAGGTTATTTGACCGCCTATAAAAACATAGGTGTGGTGGTAAATGAGGGGCTGGAATTTACGCTGAATACGATAAATGTACGGACAAAACAATTTACCTGGACTTCCAATTTCAACATTGCCTTTAATAAAAACAAAATAGAGGAACTGAACCGCGACCAGCCTAGCTTGATTACGCGCGTTACCAACTGGAATGCCAATTTTAATAACTCACTACCTTATATTGCTTTGCCGGGGCGTCAGGTAGCCTTACTATATGGTTATGTTTTTGATGGACTTTATCAGTTAAGTGATTTTAACGTATTGTCTGGCGGAGGGTATGAGTTAAAAGCGGATGTTCCTAATAATGGTAATGCACGTTCTGGCATCAAGCCTGGATTTATCAAATATAAAGACATTAACGGCGACGGCATCGTGGATGCAAATGATCAAACCGTTATCGGCAATCCGAATCCTAAACACATTGGCGGCTTTTCCAACAATTTCCGCTACGGACAGTTTGACCTGAATGTCTTTTTGCAGTGGTCTTACGGCAATGATATTTTAAATGCCAACAGGATTGTTTTTGAAGGTGCAGAGGCCAGGGGAAATTTAAATATGTTTAAAACTTATGAAAACCGTTGGTCTGTAGACAATCAGAATAGCTTATTGCCGGTGGCGGGTGGTTACGGGCCCAATGTATTCTCCGACAGGAATATTGAGGATGGTTCTTTTCTTCGATTGAAAACAGTTTCGCTTGGTTATAATTTTTCACCTACGCTGATGAAAAAGTTAAGAATACAATCTGCCAGGGTACATGTTTCGGCACAAAACCTGGCAACGTTGACTAATTATTCTGGTCTGGATCCCGAGGTTTCTGTACGTCACTCTGCACTTACACCGGGCTTCGATTGGAGTCCGTACCCAAGAGCGCGTACCATCACCCTCGGAATGAATCTAACTTTTTAA
- a CDS encoding RagB/SusD family nutrient uptake outer membrane protein, producing MKTILFYIGMVLAMVVTSCSKILDTTPQDFVSPVNFYNTESELESALAGVYDRMGDNRVYAQGMSCYMVFSDEFFMKNQTSGMNANIVDASTLELNRHWESLYTGIERANMLLDNINKPGSQVSEEKRGPIEGQALFLRAYYYFLLTDQFGPVPLKLKSTKTPEEEPLPGTPIKDIYAQIVADMKRAEELVKPVSAYGYNTRITKTTVQGILARVYLTMAGAPLKDVAKYADAKIYAQKVMDSKLHDLNPDFKQIYINHVQEIFDTKENLWEVEFKGTNQGEIQEGGMIGSYNGITCGVIEVGYGYDYVHATAKLYNAYGNGDLRRDWTVAPFRYVTAGTTAVKTNWAVDQIYDRSNGKWRREYELTLPRTQNYNGTNWPLLRYADVLLMFAEADNYVNNGPSSDAYKAINMVRRRGYGKDILTPDVQADASANLSQQDFLDLIRNERLRELAFEGLRKHDLVRWDIYPSVMQAQAREYQTNMPGTLKDAAIAQAQRVTDRAVLFPIPNSELAVNPNMKQNTGW from the coding sequence ATGAAAACAATTTTATTTTATATCGGTATGGTGCTGGCAATGGTTGTCACATCATGCTCAAAAATTCTGGATACCACTCCCCAGGATTTTGTATCACCTGTAAATTTTTATAATACGGAAAGTGAATTGGAGTCGGCATTGGCTGGGGTATACGACCGCATGGGCGACAACCGGGTTTATGCTCAGGGGATGTCATGTTACATGGTTTTTAGTGATGAGTTCTTTATGAAAAATCAGACCTCAGGAATGAATGCCAACATTGTTGATGCCTCTACTCTTGAACTGAACAGACATTGGGAGTCACTTTATACCGGCATTGAAAGGGCAAATATGCTACTGGATAACATCAACAAGCCCGGCAGTCAGGTGTCTGAGGAAAAACGTGGCCCAATAGAGGGGCAGGCGTTATTTTTAAGGGCTTATTATTATTTTCTGTTGACCGACCAGTTTGGGCCTGTTCCCTTAAAGCTTAAATCGACTAAAACGCCGGAAGAGGAACCGCTTCCCGGAACGCCAATAAAGGACATTTACGCTCAGATTGTAGCAGATATGAAGCGGGCGGAGGAGTTGGTGAAGCCGGTGTCAGCGTACGGGTACAATACGCGCATTACAAAAACCACTGTACAGGGTATACTGGCAAGGGTTTACCTGACCATGGCCGGGGCTCCGTTAAAGGATGTAGCCAAATATGCCGATGCCAAAATTTATGCTCAAAAAGTTATGGATTCAAAACTACACGACTTGAATCCCGATTTCAAACAGATTTATATCAACCATGTTCAGGAAATTTTTGACACTAAGGAAAATTTATGGGAAGTAGAATTTAAAGGCACAAACCAGGGCGAAATACAGGAAGGCGGCATGATTGGCAGTTATAATGGCATTACCTGTGGTGTTATTGAGGTGGGTTATGGTTATGACTACGTTCATGCTACCGCAAAGCTTTATAATGCCTATGGAAACGGCGATTTGAGAAGGGATTGGACGGTTGCTCCTTTCCGTTATGTGACCGCTGGCACTACTGCAGTGAAAACCAATTGGGCGGTCGACCAGATATACGATAGAAGTAACGGTAAATGGAGAAGGGAGTATGAACTCACTTTGCCAAGAACGCAGAATTATAACGGTACCAACTGGCCGTTGTTAAGGTACGCCGATGTTTTACTGATGTTTGCTGAAGCTGACAATTATGTAAACAACGGACCTTCCTCGGATGCTTACAAGGCCATCAATATGGTGCGCCGAAGAGGCTATGGTAAAGATATTTTAACGCCTGATGTACAGGCGGACGCATCTGCAAATTTATCGCAGCAAGATTTTCTGGACCTGATCAGAAACGAACGTCTGCGCGAACTTGCTTTTGAAGGGCTTCGCAAACACGACCTGGTACGTTGGGATATTTACCCTTCTGTTATGCAGGCACAGGCAAGAGAATATCAAACCAATATGCCAGGTACTTTAAAAGATGCGGCTATTGCACAGGCTCAACGGGTAACCGACAGAGCGGTTTTATTCCCTATTCCAAATAGTGAACTGGCTGTGAACCCAAATATGAAACAAAACACCGGATGGTAA
- a CDS encoding winged helix-turn-helix domain-containing protein produces MTEVQIENKPQNGGQAKMKYQQLADHITSLIELDQLHIGDQLPSLKQLQQQLKMSKETLLKGLNELVEKGIIESVYRKGYYVRKKAIHHSFRVFLLLDKMNILREQFYRTLFNQLENRADIDIYFHHHNYQVFEKLIKENLGTYTHYVIATFLKENVAPLLNLIPDKKRIIIDLNEQGLSGNYSSIYQDYGHDIYHSLHKLKDELKKYDRLILVAHPEAVHARLVIEGFLHYCTEIEHPYLIQSEIDEKTFQKGNAYVTFSRYDTDDVMLIKLARKKKLKLGKDVGLISYNDTDVKEVLEDGITVISTDFEAMGKTVAQVILEEKVITKRNPTKVIKRHSL; encoded by the coding sequence ATGACAGAGGTTCAGATAGAAAACAAACCACAAAATGGTGGTCAGGCAAAAATGAAATACCAGCAACTGGCCGACCATATTACTTCATTGATTGAACTTGACCAATTGCATATTGGCGATCAGCTCCCTTCGCTAAAGCAACTGCAGCAGCAATTAAAAATGAGTAAGGAAACCCTGCTCAAAGGCCTAAATGAGCTGGTAGAAAAGGGCATCATTGAGTCTGTATACAGAAAGGGATACTACGTACGCAAAAAAGCCATCCATCATTCATTCCGGGTTTTTCTGTTACTCGACAAAATGAATATTTTGCGGGAGCAGTTTTACAGGACCCTTTTTAATCAACTGGAAAACCGGGCAGATATAGACATTTATTTTCACCATCATAATTATCAGGTATTTGAAAAACTAATCAAAGAAAACCTGGGTACCTATACCCATTATGTTATTGCTACTTTTTTAAAAGAAAACGTAGCTCCGCTGTTGAACCTGATCCCGGATAAAAAGAGAATAATTATTGATTTAAATGAACAAGGCCTATCAGGCAATTACAGCAGCATATACCAGGACTACGGCCATGACATTTACCATAGCCTTCACAAACTAAAAGATGAGCTAAAAAAATACGACCGGCTCATATTGGTTGCCCACCCTGAAGCTGTACATGCCCGACTGGTTATAGAAGGCTTTTTGCACTATTGTACGGAAATAGAACACCCCTACCTTATACAATCCGAAATTGACGAAAAGACCTTTCAAAAAGGGAACGCCTATGTAACCTTTAGCAGGTACGACACCGACGATGTCATGTTAATTAAACTGGCCCGGAAGAAAAAACTTAAACTGGGTAAAGACGTTGGCTTAATCTCGTACAACGATACCGATGTGAAAGAGGTACTTGAAGATGGGATCACGGTTATTTCAACTGATTTTGAAGCTATGGGCAAAACAGTGGCGCAAGTTATTCTCGAAGAAAAAGTCATCACCAAAAGAAACCCTACAAAAGTGATCAAGCGACATTCACTTTAG